The following are from one region of the Klebsiella aerogenes genome:
- a CDS encoding MOSC domain-containing protein — protein sequence MNANLSVRLKAILGNRRQADGTQRKTTLHGRVRLETHGLEAENGIQEHFPDPDCALMHYALEHYDFWRERYPALSGQALYTGLFGENFSTRGMTENDVCPGDVFRLGSAEIQVSWGRVACQTMAERLQDPNAPDIMHQQSRNGWFYRVVTPGETGCDDTFILIDRPAEGWPLSRVQRIVFNHRGSDEELWALSAMPFLAAPWRALAMLRLESQR from the coding sequence ATGAACGCAAATCTTTCAGTCAGGCTGAAGGCCATTTTAGGTAACCGACGTCAGGCCGATGGTACGCAACGCAAAACGACACTTCACGGCCGCGTACGTCTCGAAACCCACGGCCTGGAAGCGGAAAACGGTATTCAGGAGCACTTCCCGGATCCGGACTGCGCGCTGATGCATTATGCGCTGGAGCATTACGATTTCTGGCGCGAACGCTACCCGGCGCTGAGCGGCCAGGCGCTATACACCGGGCTGTTCGGCGAGAACTTTTCCACCCGCGGGATGACGGAAAACGACGTCTGTCCGGGCGACGTTTTTCGCCTCGGCAGCGCGGAAATTCAGGTCTCCTGGGGCCGAGTCGCCTGCCAGACGATGGCCGAACGATTACAAGATCCTAATGCGCCGGACATCATGCATCAGCAGTCACGCAACGGCTGGTTCTATCGTGTTGTCACGCCAGGGGAAACTGGCTGCGATGATACGTTTATTCTTATCGATCGCCCTGCTGAAGGCTGGCCGCTCAGCCGAGTACAACGAATAGTGTTTAACCACCGGGGGAGTGATGAAGAGCTATGGGCGCTGTCGGCGATGCCGTTTCTTGCCGCGCCATGGCGGGCGTTGGCCATGTTACGACTGGAAAGCCAACGCTGA
- a CDS encoding TonB-dependent receptor, which translates to MKIRNSVIYTALGLAINQSAWSAAAEESMTVWSSPVPAAATNILGQEMMQSLDKNDVAHALSVVPGVIMQKAGSRNELQVKVRGFDGRQVPVFFDGVPIYVPYDGNLDLGRFLTSDIASVEVSKGYSSLLQGPNQMGGAINITTPRPSKPLEASVGYRQGWSRSKDNAFDTHASLGASNDLGYIQLSGSRLKQDFLGLPHGVNNSIAGEDGKMANSASDDKRGIIKLGFTPRANDEYAFTYIKQDGEKQNPPYAGTSSQKSRYWQWPEYDKESYYYQGTTHLGDAFTLKSRLYHDTFKNTLLMYNTLTDLNNKKGNYSHYDDYSTGAGLQLSADVRDSDQLSLAVNWKDDVHREKSAVNGPYDRYQDRTWSVASEYQWAAADDLDIVAGISYDWRNSLEGKKHENDGSVTHYADNRQSAFNWETMARYHFASQDTLALSWYDRTRFPTLKERYTTSKPAKDQVALVNPQLKPERARGVDLTWNGHINDSWSYEVSGWYNRVSDAILAINIDDDTVQNQNSGRVDYSGIDIGIKGSPLTLLDVGLSYGLIHADAKRQEAGKVTDLPNQTLTAWLTLKPIEPLRLTLSEEARSSSYSNSDGSQRAPGFAITHLRADYAIGRGFSVNASVNNLFDTRYYYSEGFVEEGRNFWAGVEYQF; encoded by the coding sequence ATGAAAATCAGGAACAGCGTTATTTATACCGCTCTGGGTTTAGCAATCAATCAGTCCGCCTGGTCAGCGGCGGCCGAAGAGTCAATGACCGTCTGGTCAAGTCCGGTACCGGCGGCAGCCACCAATATTCTCGGCCAGGAGATGATGCAGTCTCTGGATAAAAACGACGTCGCCCACGCGCTATCGGTGGTTCCCGGCGTGATCATGCAAAAAGCCGGCAGCCGCAACGAACTCCAGGTGAAAGTACGCGGTTTTGACGGCCGCCAGGTACCGGTCTTTTTTGACGGCGTGCCGATTTACGTCCCCTACGATGGCAATCTCGACCTCGGCCGTTTTCTCACCTCCGATATTGCGTCGGTCGAAGTCTCCAAAGGCTATTCCTCTTTACTACAAGGCCCCAACCAGATGGGCGGCGCGATTAACATTACCACCCCGCGGCCGAGCAAACCGCTGGAGGCCAGCGTCGGCTATCGCCAGGGGTGGAGTCGCAGTAAAGATAACGCCTTCGATACCCACGCGTCGCTTGGCGCCAGTAACGATCTTGGCTATATCCAGCTCAGCGGTAGCCGCCTCAAGCAGGATTTTCTCGGTCTGCCGCATGGCGTCAACAATTCGATCGCCGGTGAAGATGGCAAAATGGCCAACTCCGCCAGCGACGATAAGCGCGGCATCATTAAACTGGGCTTCACGCCGCGCGCTAATGACGAATATGCTTTCACTTACATTAAGCAGGACGGCGAAAAGCAGAATCCGCCGTATGCTGGCACCAGCAGCCAAAAATCACGTTACTGGCAGTGGCCGGAATATGACAAGGAAAGCTACTACTATCAGGGAACAACTCATCTTGGCGACGCTTTTACCCTGAAAAGCCGCCTGTACCACGATACCTTTAAAAATACGCTGTTGATGTACAACACCCTTACCGACCTCAACAACAAAAAAGGTAACTACAGTCATTACGATGACTACAGCACCGGCGCAGGTCTACAGCTCTCGGCGGATGTTCGCGACAGCGACCAGCTTTCGCTGGCGGTAAACTGGAAAGATGATGTTCATCGCGAAAAAAGCGCGGTAAATGGTCCCTACGATCGCTATCAGGATCGCACCTGGTCGGTCGCCAGCGAATATCAATGGGCCGCCGCCGACGATCTCGATATCGTCGCCGGCATCAGCTACGACTGGCGAAATAGTCTTGAAGGCAAAAAGCACGAAAACGACGGCAGCGTGACCCATTATGCCGACAACCGGCAAAGCGCCTTTAACTGGGAAACCATGGCTCGTTATCACTTTGCCAGCCAGGACACCCTTGCCTTGTCCTGGTATGATCGTACCCGTTTCCCGACGCTCAAAGAGCGCTACACCACCTCAAAACCGGCAAAAGATCAGGTCGCGCTGGTCAACCCGCAGCTGAAACCGGAACGCGCCCGCGGCGTGGATCTCACCTGGAATGGCCATATTAACGACAGCTGGAGCTACGAGGTTAGCGGCTGGTACAACCGGGTCAGCGATGCGATTCTGGCGATCAATATTGATGATGATACCGTGCAGAATCAAAACAGTGGGCGCGTCGATTACAGCGGGATTGATATAGGGATTAAAGGATCGCCGCTCACGCTACTGGATGTTGGGCTGAGCTATGGCCTGATACACGCCGATGCAAAACGCCAGGAAGCGGGGAAAGTCACCGACCTGCCGAATCAGACCTTAACCGCCTGGCTGACCCTTAAGCCGATAGAACCACTACGCCTGACGCTGTCGGAAGAGGCCCGCTCATCCAGCTACAGCAATAGCGATGGTTCCCAGCGCGCGCCGGGTTTTGCCATTACTCATCTGCGGGCCGATTACGCGATTGGCCGCGGTTTCAGCGTCAATGCCTCGGTCAATAACCTGTTCGATACCCGCTATTACTACAGCGAAGGATTTGTAGAAGAGGGACGTAATTTTTGGGCCGGCGTCGAATATCAATTTTAA
- the modD gene encoding ModD protein, producing the protein MIYFPQALTDSWLMEDISGGDLTTRALAIGEKAGVMTWRLRQGGCVSGIAPAVQMLQSLGLTVSQQAFDGAQAGPGDILLCANGRAEALHQGWKAVQNVLEWSCGVSSYVAQMLAVLHQRLPNGHIACTRKAIPGTRLLGTQAIIAAGGIIHRAGCAETLLLFANHRHFLTPDNDWPAAIKQLRRRAPEKKVAVEADNVEEALAALEAAPDILQLDKFTPQQARDIALRAQCLAPRCTLAIAGGITLSTLPHYLDCGIELFITSAPWYAPPADIQVSLQMDSSQ; encoded by the coding sequence ATGATCTATTTCCCCCAGGCGCTCACCGATAGCTGGTTGATGGAGGATATCAGTGGCGGTGATTTAACGACGCGCGCGCTGGCTATAGGCGAAAAAGCCGGGGTGATGACCTGGCGCCTTCGACAAGGTGGCTGCGTCAGCGGGATCGCCCCGGCGGTGCAGATGCTGCAAAGCCTCGGTTTGACGGTTTCACAGCAAGCGTTTGATGGCGCACAGGCCGGCCCGGGCGATATCTTGCTGTGCGCTAACGGCCGCGCTGAAGCGCTGCACCAGGGATGGAAAGCGGTGCAAAACGTACTCGAATGGAGCTGCGGCGTCTCATCCTATGTGGCGCAGATGCTGGCGGTATTGCATCAGCGACTGCCCAATGGGCATATAGCCTGTACCCGTAAAGCGATCCCCGGCACGCGGCTGTTAGGCACTCAGGCGATTATCGCCGCCGGCGGAATTATCCATCGTGCCGGGTGTGCGGAAACGCTGCTGCTCTTCGCCAACCACCGCCATTTTCTGACTCCCGACAACGACTGGCCTGCGGCGATCAAACAGCTACGACGCCGCGCGCCGGAAAAAAAGGTCGCCGTTGAAGCAGACAACGTTGAGGAAGCGCTGGCCGCACTGGAGGCGGCTCCGGATATTTTGCAACTGGATAAATTTACCCCACAGCAGGCCCGCGATATCGCGCTACGGGCGCAGTGCCTCGCCCCGCGCTGTACGCTGGCGATCGCTGGCGGCATTACTTTAAGCACCCTTCCTCATTATCTCGATTGTGGCATCGAACTATTTATCACTTCCGCGCCATGGTACGCGCCGCCGGCCGATATTCAGGTCAGCCTGCAGATGGATAGCTCGCAATAA
- a CDS encoding methyltransferase domain-containing protein — protein sequence MLIDDIDFAELYRQQLKLAGRTEKSPAHWDARAEKMATDCARPSDSYLLQLLEKIDLTDAESLFDMGCGPGTVALALADKLTQVHGVDYSEGMLAVAQRRAAARNIDNVRWHRRAWEESWDDLPRCDIAVASRSTLVIDMQSAMEKLNRQARLRVYTTHLVSPWFMSPAIQRALGREVVELPNYIYALNVLYQMGIHAQVDFIRGPNCQQDNSTFARFEENVKWTLGVLDDDERARLQHWYRQQDPQRIAPPTRDWALISWQCGAAS from the coding sequence ATGCTCATTGATGATATCGATTTTGCCGAACTCTACCGCCAGCAGCTGAAGCTCGCCGGGCGAACCGAGAAATCCCCCGCGCACTGGGATGCCCGCGCGGAAAAAATGGCCACGGACTGCGCCCGCCCCAGCGATAGCTATTTACTGCAACTGCTGGAGAAAATCGATTTAACCGACGCCGAAAGCCTGTTTGATATGGGCTGTGGACCCGGTACCGTTGCGCTGGCGCTGGCCGATAAGCTCACTCAGGTGCACGGCGTCGATTACAGCGAGGGGATGCTGGCGGTGGCCCAGCGCCGCGCCGCCGCGCGTAACATCGACAACGTCCGCTGGCACCGCCGGGCGTGGGAGGAGTCGTGGGATGACCTGCCGCGCTGCGATATCGCCGTCGCTTCACGTTCTACGCTGGTTATCGATATGCAATCGGCGATGGAGAAGCTCAACCGTCAGGCCAGACTTCGCGTCTACACCACCCATCTGGTAAGCCCGTGGTTTATGTCGCCGGCCATCCAGCGCGCGCTGGGCCGCGAGGTGGTCGAACTTCCAAACTACATCTATGCGCTGAACGTACTGTATCAGATGGGTATTCACGCACAGGTCGATTTTATTCGCGGCCCGAACTGCCAGCAGGACAACAGCACTTTCGCACGCTTCGAAGAGAACGTGAAGTGGACGCTTGGCGTACTTGATGATGACGAACGCGCCCGCCTTCAGCACTGGTATCGCCAGCAGGATCCGCAGCGCATCGCCCCGCCCACCCGCGACTGGGCGCTGATTTCCTGGCAATGCGGGGCCGCCTCATGA
- a CDS encoding ABC transporter ATP-binding protein, protein MTLLAVRQACVGYAQRTVLNNVSFTLSAGTICCLLGANGSGKTTLMRSILGLLKLHGGEITLDGTAIGRMSSRERANAIAWVPQAHDGAFAFSVIDMVLMGRSPHLNTFTQPAPRDREIALAQLSSFGIAHLAERSWSTLSGGERQLTLIARALVQQPRLLLLDEPASSLDFGHQIRLLDALRQLRQRGVTLLMSTHHPLHALAIADRVIRVEANGQVSSGSPQEQLSVSALAELYGVTPAQIHRHLGHSYVEG, encoded by the coding sequence ATGACGTTACTTGCCGTTCGTCAGGCCTGCGTCGGCTACGCCCAACGCACGGTTCTGAACAATGTCTCTTTTACCTTATCCGCCGGGACAATTTGCTGCCTGTTGGGGGCAAACGGTAGCGGAAAAACGACGCTAATGCGCAGTATACTTGGCCTGCTTAAGCTACACGGCGGCGAGATAACCCTCGACGGTACCGCTATCGGGAGGATGTCATCGCGCGAACGCGCCAACGCGATCGCCTGGGTTCCACAGGCCCACGATGGCGCTTTCGCTTTTAGCGTCATCGATATGGTGCTGATGGGCCGCAGCCCGCATTTGAATACCTTTACCCAACCCGCGCCGCGCGATCGTGAGATAGCGCTGGCCCAGCTTTCATCATTTGGAATTGCTCATCTCGCCGAACGTAGCTGGTCAACCCTCAGCGGCGGCGAACGCCAACTGACATTAATCGCCCGCGCGCTGGTTCAGCAGCCGCGGTTGCTGTTACTCGATGAACCTGCTTCCAGCCTCGATTTCGGTCACCAAATCCGCCTGCTCGATGCCTTACGTCAGCTACGCCAGCGCGGCGTCACATTGCTGATGTCGACCCATCATCCTCTGCACGCGTTGGCGATTGCCGATCGGGTCATCCGCGTCGAAGCGAACGGACAAGTTAGCAGCGGCTCGCCGCAGGAACAGCTCAGCGTCAGCGCCCTTGCCGAGCTCTATGGCGTCACGCCGGCGCAGATCCACCGCCACCTTGGTCACTCTTACGTTGAAGGATAA
- a CDS encoding iron ABC transporter permease: MKNLSLSFTLFAALLFTLSIALLTGPWDLTPARLYDLLFSSNANTRDSIVFWQIRLPRIVAALLIGASLSAAGTAYQGIFRNPLVSPDILGVAAGAGLGACFAIWSGGSAWFIQLCAFFGGLAVVGGVMVIARAATRHEPVLTLVLVGIALGTLCGAGISLIKIIADPYTQLPTITFWLLGGLADITTGDLVFAAPLMVIGCLPLWLLRWRLNVLTLSDDEARALGLNVARLRLVIVLCATLATASAVAIAGIIGWVGLIVPHIGRLLTGSNHQRLLPVAMTLGAILLMLTDTLARGISATEIPLGILTSFIGAPFFLALLLRRSPL; this comes from the coding sequence ATGAAAAATCTTAGCCTGAGCTTCACGTTATTCGCGGCCCTTTTGTTCACCCTGAGCATCGCGCTGCTGACCGGTCCCTGGGATCTGACGCCCGCGCGCCTTTACGATCTGCTGTTCTCTTCCAACGCCAACACGCGCGACAGCATCGTCTTCTGGCAAATTCGCCTGCCAAGAATTGTTGCCGCATTGCTGATCGGCGCGTCGCTCTCCGCCGCCGGGACCGCCTACCAGGGTATATTTCGTAACCCGCTGGTTTCACCCGATATCCTCGGCGTCGCCGCCGGTGCAGGTCTCGGCGCCTGCTTCGCCATCTGGAGTGGAGGCAGCGCGTGGTTTATCCAGCTTTGCGCGTTCTTCGGCGGTCTGGCGGTGGTCGGCGGCGTGATGGTTATCGCGCGCGCCGCCACCCGCCACGAGCCCGTACTGACCCTGGTACTGGTCGGAATCGCATTAGGGACGCTATGCGGCGCGGGGATATCGCTGATTAAAATCATCGCCGATCCTTATACCCAATTGCCAACTATCACCTTCTGGTTGCTGGGCGGGCTTGCTGACATCACCACCGGCGATCTGGTTTTTGCCGCCCCGCTGATGGTTATCGGCTGCTTGCCGCTATGGCTGTTGCGCTGGCGACTCAACGTCCTGACGCTTTCCGATGACGAAGCCCGCGCGCTGGGATTAAACGTCGCGCGCCTGCGGCTGGTTATCGTGCTGTGCGCCACGCTGGCCACCGCCAGCGCGGTGGCGATTGCCGGCATCATCGGCTGGGTTGGGCTGATTGTCCCACACATCGGCAGGCTGCTTACTGGCAGCAACCATCAGCGGCTGCTACCGGTCGCCATGACGCTGGGAGCAATACTACTTATGCTCACCGATACACTCGCCCGTGGCATCAGCGCGACGGAAATCCCGCTCGGCATTCTGACCTCATTTATCGGCGCGCCATTCTTCCTCGCTCTGCTATTACGACGGAGTCCGCTATGA
- a CDS encoding ABC transporter substrate-binding protein, with protein sequence MPCSRRTFLQALSLTLCLPSIKGWASTASPAFTLGSIPAPATIQRIVSAGAPADMLLLAAAPEKLLGFSSFDFSRLPHPPLAQEIAHLRKLGRLAGRASTLSLETLVALAPDLIVDCGNADESWISQARRVGARSGIPWVLIRGTLATSAQQLLTIGEIVDRPTRTQAQAALAQRFINDALAFSHSAGAANSFYAARGAKGLETGLAGSLHTEAAELLGLTNVARAAGRTGLSQVSLENLLQWQPDIILTQEATTWRHITQDPRWRAVDAVAKGKVLLLDGLPFGWLDAPPGINRLAGLRRLHGWLDPQIQTTLQADLTRYSALFWHTPLSSQRYAELMSPA encoded by the coding sequence ATGCCATGTTCCCGCCGTACCTTTCTGCAGGCGCTGAGCCTGACGCTGTGCTTACCGAGCATCAAAGGCTGGGCAAGCACAGCGTCCCCAGCATTTACTCTCGGGAGCATCCCCGCGCCCGCGACTATTCAGCGTATCGTTAGCGCCGGCGCGCCGGCCGATATGCTGCTACTCGCCGCCGCGCCGGAAAAGCTATTAGGTTTCTCCTCTTTTGATTTTTCCCGCCTGCCGCATCCTCCGCTGGCGCAAGAGATTGCCCATCTACGCAAACTCGGACGTCTCGCCGGGCGCGCCAGCACCCTATCGCTGGAGACACTAGTTGCGCTTGCGCCCGATCTGATCGTCGATTGCGGCAACGCGGATGAAAGCTGGATATCACAGGCCAGGCGGGTCGGCGCGCGCAGCGGCATTCCCTGGGTGTTAATCAGAGGTACGCTGGCAACGTCGGCGCAGCAGCTATTAACCATTGGCGAAATTGTCGATCGGCCGACGCGAACTCAGGCGCAAGCGGCGCTGGCGCAGCGTTTTATTAACGACGCCCTCGCCTTTTCCCATTCGGCTGGCGCCGCAAATAGTTTCTACGCCGCCCGCGGCGCGAAGGGGCTGGAAACCGGGCTCGCCGGATCATTACATACCGAAGCGGCGGAACTCCTGGGGCTGACCAACGTCGCTCGCGCCGCCGGGCGCACGGGGTTAAGTCAGGTGTCGCTGGAAAATCTGCTGCAGTGGCAGCCGGATATTATTTTGACCCAGGAGGCGACGACCTGGCGGCATATTACTCAGGATCCGCGATGGCGAGCCGTCGACGCCGTGGCGAAAGGGAAAGTCTTGCTGCTTGATGGTTTACCCTTCGGCTGGCTGGATGCCCCGCCCGGGATTAACCGCCTGGCTGGTCTGCGCCGCCTGCACGGCTGGCTGGATCCACAAATTCAAACCACACTGCAAGCCGACCTTACTCGCTATAGCGCGCTGTTCTGGCATACGCCGCTCTCCTCTCAACGCTACGCGGAGCTTATGAGTCCAGCATGA
- a CDS encoding alpha,alpha-trehalase, with the protein MTRSVPRRPETLSWLIQLALGGALLSLTTFAVQADENTPALPPSPDVLLGPLFNDVQSAKLFPDQKTFADAVPNSDPLMILADYRMQKSQASFDLRHFVEINFTLPRDNDQYVPPKGQTLRQHIDGLWPVLTRSTVEVEKWDSLLPLPKPYVVPGGRFREVYYWDSYFTMLGLAESGHWDKVKDMVTNFASEIDNWGHIPNGNRSYYLSRSQPPFFSFMVELLASHDGDRALKTWLPQMEKEYRYWMEGADALAPGKANKRVVRMEDGALLNRYWDDNDTPRPESWLDDVTTAKNNPNRPATDIYRDLRSAAASGWDFSSRWMDNPQQLGTIRTTSIVPVDLNALMFHMEKTLALASKAAGDNTKAGQYDALANARQKALEKYLWNDKEGWYADYDLKSHKVRNQLTAAALFPLYVKAASSERAAKVAAAAESRLLKPGGLTTTTVNSGQQWDAPNGWAPLQWVAVEGLQNYGQKKVAMDVTWRFLSNVQHTYDSKQKLVEKYDVSSTGTGGGGGEYPLQDGFGWTNGVTLKMLDLVCPQEKPCDALPATRPAANDPSASADANKPAAAPAAQ; encoded by the coding sequence ATGACGAGATCGGTTCCACGTCGCCCGGAAACCCTATCCTGGCTTATTCAACTGGCGTTGGGAGGCGCACTGTTAAGCCTGACGACCTTTGCCGTTCAGGCCGACGAGAATACCCCCGCCCTACCGCCATCGCCTGATGTGCTATTGGGCCCGCTATTTAATGATGTACAAAGCGCGAAACTGTTCCCTGACCAAAAAACCTTTGCCGACGCGGTACCGAACAGCGATCCGCTGATGATCCTGGCCGACTATCGAATGCAGAAAAGCCAGGCCAGTTTCGACCTGCGCCATTTCGTCGAGATCAACTTCACCCTCCCGCGCGACAACGATCAATACGTGCCGCCGAAAGGGCAAACCCTCCGCCAGCATATTGACGGCCTGTGGCCAGTACTGACCCGCAGCACCGTCGAGGTGGAAAAATGGGATTCGCTGCTGCCGCTGCCGAAACCTTATGTAGTACCCGGCGGACGCTTCCGCGAAGTCTATTATTGGGACAGCTATTTCACCATGCTGGGTCTCGCCGAGAGCGGGCACTGGGATAAAGTGAAAGACATGGTGACTAACTTCGCCTCCGAGATAGACAACTGGGGCCATATTCCAAACGGTAACCGCAGTTACTACCTGAGCCGCTCGCAGCCGCCGTTCTTCTCATTTATGGTTGAACTGTTAGCCAGCCACGATGGCGATCGGGCGTTGAAAACCTGGCTACCACAGATGGAAAAAGAGTACCGCTATTGGATGGAAGGCGCCGACGCGCTGGCGCCCGGGAAGGCCAACAAACGGGTGGTACGCATGGAAGATGGCGCACTGCTCAACCGCTATTGGGATGATAACGACACGCCGCGCCCGGAATCCTGGCTCGACGACGTGACCACCGCCAAAAACAACCCGAATCGCCCGGCGACTGACATCTACCGCGACTTGCGCTCTGCCGCGGCGTCCGGCTGGGATTTCAGCTCCCGCTGGATGGATAATCCGCAGCAGTTAGGCACCATTCGTACCACCAGCATCGTCCCTGTCGACCTCAATGCGCTGATGTTCCACATGGAGAAAACCCTCGCTCTCGCCAGTAAAGCCGCCGGCGATAACACCAAAGCCGGGCAATATGATGCGTTGGCTAACGCCCGCCAGAAAGCGCTGGAGAAATACCTGTGGAACGATAAAGAGGGCTGGTATGCCGATTACGATCTGAAAAGCCATAAAGTCCGTAATCAGTTGACCGCTGCGGCGCTGTTCCCGTTGTATGTCAAAGCGGCATCCAGCGAACGCGCGGCGAAGGTTGCCGCGGCGGCGGAAAGTCGTCTGCTGAAACCGGGCGGTTTAACCACTACTACGGTCAATAGCGGCCAACAGTGGGATGCGCCAAACGGCTGGGCGCCGCTGCAATGGGTGGCGGTGGAAGGCTTGCAGAACTACGGCCAGAAAAAAGTGGCGATGGACGTGACCTGGCGCTTCCTCAGCAACGTACAACATACCTACGACAGCAAGCAGAAACTGGTAGAGAAATATGACGTCAGTTCAACGGGCACCGGCGGCGGCGGTGGCGAATACCCACTCCAGGACGGTTTCGGCTGGACCAATGGCGTGACGCTGAAAATGCTCGACCTGGTCTGCCCGCAGGAAAAACCGTGCGATGCGCTACCGGCGACGCGTCCGGCCGCCAACGATCCGTCAGCCAGCGCTGACGCCAATAAACCGGCCGCCGCGCCGGCCGCTCAGTAA
- a CDS encoding carbohydrate porin → MKLKYVALAISVAMSSGLMAAENNKAVDINQRLAQLEQRLMQAEQRASAAEAQIQTLQQQQVAAVKSAPSVQVGAAAAAAVSLP, encoded by the coding sequence ATGAAACTGAAATATGTGGCGTTAGCCATTAGCGTCGCCATGTCCTCTGGTCTGATGGCAGCGGAAAATAATAAAGCTGTCGATATTAATCAACGTCTGGCGCAACTGGAGCAGCGTTTAATGCAGGCGGAACAACGCGCCAGTGCGGCGGAAGCGCAAATCCAGACGCTGCAACAGCAGCAGGTGGCGGCGGTGAAAAGCGCGCCATCGGTACAGGTGGGCGCAGCAGCAGCGGCGGCGGTATCGCTACCCTGA
- a CDS encoding glycoside hydrolase family 3 N-terminal domain-containing protein → MACNNQEFARARVDAVVSERALREIYLKGFEYAVKAGSACAVMTAYNPVNGFHAASNYDLTTTLLREEWGFDGIVMTDWWATMNDPVRGGEASRHNTAAMVRAQNDLYMVIGNNGAEVNAGEDNTLAALASGTLTINAHSVVDPRRALPTDCEARRRLAGYWNWNIAGLFY, encoded by the coding sequence CTGGCCTGTAATAACCAGGAGTTTGCCCGTGCCAGAGTTGATGCTGTTGTTTCTGAGCGCGCGCTACGCGAGATCTACCTTAAAGGTTTTGAATATGCGGTAAAAGCGGGCAGCGCTTGTGCGGTGATGACCGCCTATAACCCGGTTAACGGTTTCCATGCGGCCTCCAACTACGACCTCACCACCACACTGCTGCGTGAGGAGTGGGGATTTGACGGGATCGTGATGACCGATTGGTGGGCGACGATGAACGATCCGGTGCGCGGCGGCGAAGCGTCGCGTCACAATACGGCAGCGATGGTCCGCGCCCAGAACGACCTTTATATGGTGATCGGCAATAATGGCGCGGAGGTGAATGCCGGCGAGGATAACACCCTGGCGGCGCTGGCGAGCGGCACATTGACGATTAACGCTCATAGCGTTGTCGATCCGCGGCGAGCATTACCTACAGATTGTGAGGCTCGTCGCAGGTTGGCAGGATACTGGAACTGGAACATAGCCGGGTTGTTTTACTGA
- the tdcA gene encoding transcriptional regulator TdcA, whose amino-acid sequence MNTIPLPKTQHLVVFQEVIRSGSIGSAAKELGLTQPAVSKTINDIEDYFGTELMVRKNTGVTLTDAGQVLLTWSESITREMKNMVNEMNSMTCSTVVDVSFGFPSLIGFTFMSDMIHKFKKIFPKAQVSMYEAQLSSFLPAIRDGRLDFAIGTLSDEMKLHDLHVEPLFESEFVLVASKSRTRTGTATLASLQNEQWVLPQTNMGYYSELLATLQRSGINNENIVKTDSVVTIYNLVLNADFLTVIPCDMTAPFGSNQFITIPVADALPVAHYAAVWSKNYRIKSAASALVELAKEYSAHSGCRRRQLITVD is encoded by the coding sequence ATGAATACTATTCCGCTCCCTAAAACCCAGCACCTGGTTGTATTCCAGGAGGTTATCAGAAGTGGTTCGATTGGTTCGGCAGCAAAAGAGTTAGGCTTAACACAACCTGCCGTCAGTAAAACGATTAATGATATTGAAGACTATTTCGGCACTGAATTGATGGTGCGTAAAAATACCGGCGTCACCTTAACTGATGCCGGGCAGGTGCTGCTGACATGGTCGGAATCGATTACCCGTGAAATGAAGAATATGGTTAACGAAATGAACAGCATGACTTGTAGCACTGTCGTTGATGTCTCTTTCGGTTTTCCGTCGCTGATCGGCTTCACCTTTATGTCGGATATGATCCACAAATTCAAAAAGATCTTCCCAAAAGCGCAGGTCTCGATGTACGAAGCGCAGCTCTCGTCGTTCTTGCCGGCGATTCGCGATGGCCGTCTCGACTTCGCCATCGGCACCCTTAGCGACGAAATGAAACTGCACGATCTGCACGTTGAGCCGCTATTTGAATCCGAGTTTGTGCTGGTGGCCAGTAAATCACGAACGCGCACCGGCACCGCCACGCTGGCGTCGTTACAAAACGAACAGTGGGTGTTGCCGCAAACCAATATGGGTTACTACAGCGAACTCCTCGCAACGCTTCAACGCAGTGGCATCAACAATGAAAACATCGTTAAAACAGACTCCGTTGTCACTATTTATAATCTTGTTCTCAATGCTGATTTCCTGACGGTTATTCCTTGTGATATGACCGCGCCTTTTGGTTCCAACCAGTTTATTACCATCCCGGTCGCCGATGCTTTACCGGTGGCGCATTATGCGGCGGTATGGTCGAAGAATTATCGTATTAAAAGCGCCGCCTCGGCGTTAGTCGAATTAGCGAAAGAATATTCAGCCCATAGCGGTTGTAGGCGACGACAATTAATTACTGTTGATTAA